A portion of the Halobacillus ihumii genome contains these proteins:
- a CDS encoding AAA family ATPase: MDESTLKDWTSLDAIPPITEIEALKLMDDQVELDQDIKVRLYIVLAYYRMQRHQDKDPLADQFIEEARIIQPDNSLVRDLYESIQLLRAYRILRDTPYEQWLLHETDHDSTKGKKARVMYNDVDAVQQQWDEELATKTLIDATSHRLKLYQEVYEHLSSLKAILAEALDSIEHRRIHIPVKQVNEKARKLTEYQGELYQRLPSFLTVSVDLNPIESLENMVGLQDVKKYMTRYYQFLKYQQQRRSFGFSMVDDPGLHMIITGNPGTGKTTIARLLANIYYDLGILDTREVVEVNRSHLVGSYVGQSEENTLNYVQQAVGGVLFIDEAYSLKREGQTGNDYGQAVIDTLVSAMTSKEYGGKFAVILAGYPEEMRQFLWSNTGLRSRFPEQNHIELPDYQMNELLEIAESIALENDFFFTEKALRLFETLIEKERVDESFGNARTVRNLVLKTIFQKGASEQLEDKHHWLDHMRIQEKDLSFDDNPDETSTSPMERLKSLIGLSNVKEEVKKLSAFVHSQQKRKERGYPVVPIQLHSVFFGNPGTGKTTVADIYAQVLKECGLLKRGHVVVVSRSDLVAGYVGQTAIKTKRKIREALGGVLFIDEAYGLYNGGRDDFGKEAIETLVDEMTRHNENLVVILAGYQQEMKQLIASNPGLSSRFKKYLFFPDYDEQQLLDMLIYQTSQYGYELSEEVEPYLLHQFQSHKIEGNGRFINNLVNEAIQYQAIRLMEEDSDSWNTLTLNDLTNAWHNVRRE, from the coding sequence ATGGATGAATCCACCCTTAAAGATTGGACCAGTCTGGATGCAATACCTCCCATAACAGAAATTGAAGCATTAAAACTGATGGATGATCAGGTTGAACTCGATCAGGACATCAAAGTACGTCTTTACATCGTGCTTGCATACTATCGCATGCAGCGTCATCAAGATAAGGATCCACTTGCTGATCAGTTTATTGAGGAGGCTCGGATCATTCAACCTGATAACTCTTTAGTTCGTGATCTATACGAATCCATTCAGCTGTTAAGAGCTTATCGGATTTTGAGGGACACGCCCTATGAACAATGGCTGCTTCACGAAACAGACCACGATTCTACTAAAGGGAAAAAAGCCCGAGTTATGTACAATGATGTGGATGCGGTCCAGCAACAGTGGGATGAAGAGCTTGCGACGAAAACTTTAATTGATGCCACCAGTCATAGACTCAAACTTTATCAGGAAGTATATGAGCACCTTTCATCTTTAAAAGCAATTCTAGCTGAGGCTCTCGATTCCATAGAGCATCGCCGTATTCACATCCCGGTAAAACAAGTAAATGAAAAGGCGAGAAAGCTTACTGAATATCAGGGGGAACTGTATCAACGTTTGCCATCATTTTTAACGGTATCCGTCGATCTCAATCCAATTGAATCACTTGAAAACATGGTAGGATTGCAAGACGTAAAAAAATATATGACGAGATACTATCAATTTTTAAAATATCAGCAGCAGCGCAGAAGTTTTGGCTTCTCTATGGTGGATGACCCTGGGCTTCACATGATAATTACAGGGAACCCCGGCACTGGGAAAACAACGATCGCCCGCTTACTGGCGAATATCTATTACGATTTGGGTATCCTTGATACGAGAGAAGTAGTAGAGGTTAATCGTTCCCATCTCGTCGGCTCATACGTAGGTCAAAGTGAAGAAAACACACTCAATTACGTTCAACAGGCAGTCGGTGGTGTGTTATTTATTGATGAAGCTTATAGTTTGAAGCGAGAGGGCCAAACAGGAAACGACTATGGTCAGGCTGTTATCGATACGCTTGTATCGGCGATGACGAGCAAGGAATATGGCGGGAAATTTGCTGTTATTCTAGCTGGATACCCCGAAGAAATGAGACAATTTCTATGGTCCAACACGGGTTTGCGCAGCAGGTTTCCGGAGCAGAATCATATTGAACTCCCAGATTATCAAATGAATGAGCTCCTGGAAATAGCTGAATCAATCGCCCTTGAGAATGACTTCTTTTTTACCGAAAAGGCACTAAGACTATTTGAAACACTCATTGAAAAAGAGCGAGTGGATGAGTCATTCGGCAATGCGCGAACTGTGCGTAACCTCGTGTTAAAAACAATTTTCCAAAAAGGTGCCTCCGAACAGTTAGAGGATAAACATCATTGGCTGGATCATATGAGGATTCAAGAAAAAGATTTAAGCTTTGATGATAATCCTGACGAAACATCGACATCACCTATGGAGCGTCTGAAGTCACTGATTGGCTTAAGCAATGTAAAAGAAGAAGTGAAAAAGCTTTCAGCATTTGTACACTCTCAACAAAAAAGAAAAGAACGCGGCTACCCAGTTGTACCGATCCAGCTCCACTCCGTGTTTTTTGGAAATCCGGGTACAGGGAAAACAACTGTTGCAGATATCTATGCACAAGTTTTAAAAGAATGCGGGTTGTTAAAACGAGGACATGTTGTGGTCGTCTCTAGAAGTGATCTCGTTGCCGGCTATGTTGGTCAAACAGCTATCAAGACAAAGCGGAAAATTCGTGAAGCTTTAGGCGGTGTGCTTTTTATCGATGAAGCCTATGGATTATATAATGGCGGGCGTGATGATTTTGGCAAAGAGGCGATAGAAACGTTAGTAGACGAGATGACGCGCCATAATGAGAACCTTGTCGTTATATTAGCGGGCTACCAACAAGAGATGAAGCAATTGATTGCCAGCAATCCCGGGTTATCATCACGCTTTAAAAAATATTTGTTTTTTCCAGATTATGATGAACAGCAACTGTTGGACATGTTAATCTATCAAACTTCACAGTATGGATATGAACTGTCCGAAGAAGTTGAACCCTATTTATTACATCAGTTTCAATCACATAAAATAGAGGGAAATGGTCGTTTTATCAATAATTTAGTCAATGAAGCGATTCAGTATCAGGCCATCCGTTTAATGGAAGAAGATAGTGACAGTTGGAACACGCTCACACTAAATGATTTAACAAATGCATGGCATAACGTTCGAAGGGAGTAG
- a CDS encoding acyl-CoA thioesterase, which translates to MKQNRTTIKVRYQETDMMGVVYHANYLVWFEIGRTAFIEDLGFKYHEIEQRGVYSPVVDVSIHYQKPVRYGDDVHVLTWVEAYDGLRITYGYEVRHESGEAAVKGTTKHVIVKQESFRPVSIRRSFPEWHEAYLQSMESEA; encoded by the coding sequence ATGAAACAAAACAGGACTACAATCAAGGTACGCTATCAGGAAACAGATATGATGGGGGTAGTGTACCACGCAAATTATTTAGTATGGTTTGAGATAGGACGAACAGCATTTATTGAAGATCTTGGCTTTAAATACCATGAAATTGAGCAGCGAGGGGTTTACTCTCCTGTAGTGGATGTATCGATCCATTATCAAAAACCTGTCCGTTATGGTGATGATGTCCACGTGCTGACATGGGTAGAAGCGTATGATGGACTTCGAATCACCTATGGTTATGAAGTGAGACACGAGAGTGGAGAAGCTGCTGTGAAGGGTACAACTAAACATGTGATTGTAAAGCAGGAGAGCTTCCGTCCGGTTTCAATACGCAGAAGCTTTCCCGAATGGCATGAAGCCTATCTTCAATCCATGGAGTCAGAAGCGTAA
- a CDS encoding HesB/YadR/YfhF family protein, producing MNLVVTEDAAKWYENELDINEETSIRFYVRYGGAGGLQPGFSLAIREDEMREPLATAKVNHVEYFIEKDDEWYFDQHSLKVQLDEKWDEPAFKYEKQ from the coding sequence ATGAATTTAGTTGTAACAGAAGACGCAGCCAAATGGTATGAGAATGAATTAGATATCAATGAGGAAACCTCTATTCGGTTCTATGTTCGCTATGGAGGAGCGGGCGGTCTGCAGCCAGGCTTCTCACTGGCTATTCGTGAAGATGAAATGAGAGAGCCTCTCGCCACTGCGAAAGTCAACCATGTTGAATACTTCATTGAAAAAGATGACGAATGGTACTTTGATCAGCATTCATTAAAAGTTCAATTAGATGAAAAGTGGGATGAACCTGCATTTAAGTATGAAAAACAATAG
- the yidD gene encoding membrane protein insertion efficiency factor YidD, producing the protein MKYILIGPITFYRKFISPLTPPSCRFQPTCSEYSLESLRRFGLLKGTYLTIRRLLKCHPFHKGGFDPVPLHNHRSKEESER; encoded by the coding sequence ATGAAGTATATCCTAATTGGACCTATTACGTTCTACCGTAAGTTTATCAGCCCGTTGACACCACCTTCTTGCCGTTTTCAACCGACCTGTTCAGAATATAGCCTTGAATCTCTGAGAAGATTTGGTTTGTTGAAAGGAACTTACTTGACGATCCGGCGCCTGCTGAAATGCCACCCCTTTCATAAAGGAGGCTTTGATCCAGTTCCACTCCACAATCATCGCAGCAAAGAAGAATCGGAACGTTAA
- the folE2 gene encoding GTP cyclohydrolase FolE2 yields MNQTELNKNKQLPSKKERHKLFGSVDPGPRTKPEQKEKMVDLQNSKKDFLFNIDMVGISNVKHPIQIPSQLVPQIQTTIGTFSFGSSIAQGSKGTNMSRFTEQLDKYHREGFAIDIETLKAFTKELAGRLKQEDAEVEVSFPWFFERKGPYSDLAGMNHADATIKVLYDQNTGYDVTVELTGKITTLCPCSKEISEYSAHNQRGNVSMSVKLTEDFDEQQTDWKAALLEAAESNASARIHPVLKRPDEKMVTEQAYENPRFVEDIVRLVAADLYEYSFVEAFEVSCRNEESIHLHDAVATLSYDKKQEKTPK; encoded by the coding sequence ATGAATCAAACTGAATTGAATAAAAACAAACAACTCCCTTCAAAGAAGGAGCGACATAAACTTTTCGGCTCTGTGGATCCAGGGCCCCGTACGAAACCTGAACAAAAAGAGAAAATGGTGGATTTACAAAACTCCAAAAAGGATTTCTTATTTAACATCGATATGGTGGGCATTTCCAATGTGAAACACCCCATTCAAATTCCGAGTCAGCTCGTACCGCAAATTCAGACGACGATTGGAACGTTTTCTTTTGGCTCCTCGATCGCTCAAGGAAGCAAAGGAACCAATATGAGCCGTTTTACTGAGCAGCTCGATAAGTATCACCGTGAAGGATTTGCCATAGATATTGAAACGTTAAAAGCGTTTACAAAAGAACTGGCTGGTCGCTTGAAACAGGAAGATGCAGAAGTTGAGGTGTCTTTCCCATGGTTTTTCGAAAGAAAAGGTCCTTATTCTGACTTAGCTGGAATGAACCATGCCGATGCCACAATCAAAGTACTTTACGATCAAAACACGGGGTATGATGTAACAGTTGAGCTGACTGGTAAAATAACGACTTTATGTCCCTGCTCTAAAGAAATCAGTGAATATAGTGCTCATAACCAGCGCGGAAATGTATCAATGAGCGTAAAGCTTACTGAAGACTTTGATGAACAGCAAACTGATTGGAAAGCTGCTTTACTGGAAGCTGCAGAAAGTAATGCCAGTGCAAGAATTCACCCTGTGTTAAAACGTCCGGACGAGAAAATGGTCACAGAGCAAGCTTATGAGAATCCTCGCTTTGTTGAAGATATTGTCCGCCTTGTTGCTGCTGATTTGTATGAGTATAGCTTTGTGGAGGCTTTTGAGGTGAGCTGTCGTAATGAAGAATCTATTCATTTACATGATGCGGTTGCTACGTTAAGTTATGACAAAAAACAGGAAAAGACACCGAAGTAA
- the plsY gene encoding glycerol-3-phosphate 1-O-acyltransferase PlsY produces the protein MEYAIYIIIAYLLGSIPSGLLVGKIGYGIDIREHGSGNLGGTNTFRVLGIKAGLLVTSTDMLKGTVATALPLLMGADVITLIIGIFAVIGHTYPLFAGFKGGKAVATSAGVVLGINPIIFIIMLATFFLVLYMSKYVSLSSMITGIVSVVVSIIFQEYGLTILIALFTIFVIYRHLSNIKRIINKTEPKITWM, from the coding sequence ATGGAGTACGCCATTTACATCATCATAGCTTATTTGCTTGGATCAATACCTTCAGGTCTGCTTGTTGGTAAAATAGGCTACGGTATCGATATTCGCGAGCATGGAAGCGGCAATCTTGGAGGTACTAATACGTTTCGGGTATTAGGCATTAAAGCAGGATTGCTCGTAACCAGTACAGATATGTTAAAGGGAACGGTCGCCACGGCTTTGCCGCTTTTAATGGGAGCCGATGTGATTACTCTGATCATTGGAATATTTGCTGTGATTGGACATACGTATCCTCTTTTTGCAGGATTTAAAGGCGGGAAAGCGGTCGCCACTTCCGCTGGTGTCGTGTTAGGAATTAATCCGATTATTTTTATTATTATGTTAGCAACCTTCTTCCTCGTCCTGTATATGAGCAAGTATGTGTCACTATCTTCCATGATTACTGGAATAGTCTCAGTCGTTGTTTCTATTATATTTCAGGAATATGGGTTAACGATTCTTATCGCACTATTTACAATCTTCGTGATCTATCGCCACCTGTCAAATATCAAGCGGATTATAAACAAAACGGAACCAAAAATAACTTGGATGTGA
- a CDS encoding glycosyl hydrolase family 18 protein, with the protein MNRKKKVWLWVFAGCLLLGAIIWLYPFPSNEKIEFSSYEQPLFYEGKRSEFHGVMKDERLYIPIEYVRQALNKPVVYDRNSDSMIATTVENVYQITIGKPFYKKNDRLIDITYRAVLETEENRWIAAEFLQTIYALSIKTYPNGAVHTFSQGFEKKIAKVKADVEEYKLAVRSEPTVTSSYYTSLQGLDKVTVLMEKQDFYLIVTPSGYTGYVPKSSLQIKGTSTVQTQKEREKREVPGEVTHPIHLAWDGIYTERANPEELPNRPGITVLSPTWFTLVNDKGEIHSRASASYVQSAHSNGDQVWALFSNGFDPELTSKVLPAYQKRTKMVHQLLRFAEKYNLDGINLDFENVYQEDGKWFTQFVRELTPRAHNQGLVISVDVTFISDSSQWSEFYERAELVEAADYLIVMAYDQH; encoded by the coding sequence ATGAATCGTAAGAAAAAAGTATGGCTTTGGGTTTTTGCTGGATGTTTGCTGCTCGGTGCAATTATATGGTTATATCCATTCCCATCGAACGAAAAGATTGAGTTTTCCTCCTATGAACAACCTTTGTTTTATGAAGGAAAACGTTCGGAATTTCATGGGGTGATGAAAGATGAGCGCCTTTACATACCTATTGAATATGTACGACAGGCTTTGAATAAACCCGTCGTTTATGATCGGAACAGTGATTCCATGATCGCTACTACGGTAGAGAATGTTTATCAAATTACCATTGGCAAGCCGTTTTATAAAAAGAATGATAGATTGATAGACATTACTTATCGTGCTGTCCTCGAAACAGAGGAGAATCGATGGATCGCTGCGGAATTTCTTCAAACTATATATGCTTTATCTATTAAAACGTATCCAAATGGTGCTGTCCATACCTTTTCGCAAGGGTTTGAAAAGAAAATAGCAAAGGTTAAGGCAGATGTAGAAGAGTATAAGCTTGCTGTCAGAAGCGAACCTACTGTAACGTCATCCTATTATACCAGTCTGCAAGGATTAGACAAGGTCACCGTTCTTATGGAGAAGCAGGATTTCTATCTTATTGTGACCCCTTCCGGTTATACAGGGTATGTTCCTAAAAGTTCTCTGCAGATTAAAGGTACCTCCACTGTACAAACTCAGAAAGAACGAGAAAAGAGAGAAGTGCCAGGCGAAGTCACCCACCCCATTCACCTTGCCTGGGACGGGATTTATACCGAACGTGCAAATCCAGAAGAGCTTCCTAACCGTCCTGGTATTACTGTGCTTTCTCCCACATGGTTCACCCTTGTTAATGACAAAGGTGAAATTCACAGTCGTGCCTCCGCTTCCTATGTACAATCGGCCCATTCAAACGGAGATCAAGTGTGGGCGCTTTTTTCGAATGGCTTTGATCCTGAATTAACTTCAAAAGTATTGCCGGCTTATCAGAAGAGGACAAAGATGGTCCATCAGCTGTTACGATTTGCAGAAAAGTATAACCTGGATGGAATTAACCTGGATTTTGAAAATGTCTATCAGGAAGACGGCAAATGGTTTACACAATTTGTTAGAGAACTTACTCCCCGAGCCCATAATCAAGGGTTGGTTATTTCGGTAGATGTTACATTTATTTCTGATAGTTCTCAGTGGTCGGAATTTTATGAGCGGGCTGAATTGGTGGAAGCCGCTGACTACTTAATCGTAATGGCTTACGACCAGCATTGA